DNA from Flavobacterium aestivum:
GAAAATAACTTCTTGTCAAAAAAGTATGATCATTAGCTACAATAATTGATTTTGGATTTATTTCTTTTAAATACTTATGAGCAAGATTATAAACTCCTGGTGTATTTAAGTAGTCGTCAAAATGATAAAGTATTGAGCTATACTTAAAACCTATTACTCTTACCAAATTAATAATAAGTTTTGGTAGGTTTAATAATGATGCAATACAATTTCCACGTGTATCAATTACCACGTTATTTTTACATTTTATAGGAAAAATTGAAAGTACAAGTACATTTGGCAAGGCATCAATTAAACTTTTTACTGCTCTATATTGATTAATTGAACCTACAATAACTACTGTATCAATACCTATTGGAAAATTCCTTTTATTATCAGTTGAAAATAATTGAACTAAACTTTTAACAAATAATTTTATTATAGGCAAAAAAACTACTAGAAATGAAGTCTTTTTAATCATCAATCCCAATTCTCCGGGATACGTTTCTTCAATAGAGCATTGATAATTTAAATCATCAACTTCAGAAAATTTCACAAACACTTTATTTTAGTTTTAAGCAATTAATTTACTTCTTATCATTTTAATATAATATACAACTAAGCTAGATAAAAATAATAAAGTAAACATACATTTTTGCAAAATTGAAAATTCGACAATTATCAGAACACAAGCGAAACATAGTATAGTTAAAATAGCCCATCTCATGGGCTTTAAATTAATGACTTTTGTATCTGTGTAGTCCTTAAGAAAAAAAGTACCATATCCCATAATTAGATAACTAAAATACAATACGAAAGCTGGAGCATTTATTCCGTATATAGGTATTAAAATAACATTCATTAATATACATATCAATCCAGCAATTAAAGTAACTTTCCATAAATTTCTAGTACGTTCTCTGTAAAACAGAATTGCCGAAACACCAAAATACATTGGTCTGTAATTATGAGCCATTATAAAAACAATTGCCAAAAAATAAGTTGTTTTAAGCTCTGTATTTTTAATCATTAATTGAAAAATTTCTTTTAACCAAAAACAACCAATTGACGACAGAATTATTAAAAAAAATTGTAACGACCATATCAACTTACATAAATCATTAAACTTTTTTAATTTAATTTGTTCAGAAATAATAGGTGCAGCTGCAGTATTTAATGCCCCTACTACTAGAGCCATTAATCCCCCAAAAGAAGCTGCAAAACCATAGTAACCAATCTGTGCTGTGGTTATTAAAAAAAACTTTAATAATAAGCTATCTGCTGAACCTAGTAAAAAAACGCTATAATAATGCGGTATCATTGGCATTGAAACACTTAACCCTCTCCAAATAACCTTTTTTTTAAATTTATAAATAGGCTTAATTTTTAATACGAAATGTAAAGGATACCAATATGAAAAATGCAATAATAGCATAGACAAACAATTAGCTACAAACCATCCCATATAATGCATATCAAGAATTACAATCGTATAATAATTTAATGCGATTGTAATAAATGAAATAATGATGGTACGAC
Protein-coding regions in this window:
- a CDS encoding lipopolysaccharide biosynthesis protein, which produces MYKKVISHSLIYGLGPFVPKIIGLLMLPIFTKVLTVEDYGVQSLVNSSLGLISVLAMLGLQLPISNAFYHHSHHYKKRWCQFYGFLNIWMIFYSILLALMIYLIVPPEAEKNVFWIILLNIIPIVCFGPAEVIGQMYFQLNQKPKQVVCRTIIISFITIALNYYTIVILDMHYMGWFVANCLSMLLLHFSYWYPLHFVLKIKPIYKFKKKVIWRGLSVSMPMIPHYYSVFLLGSADSLLLKFFLITTAQIGYYGFAASFGGLMALVVGALNTAAAPIISEQIKLKKFNDLCKLIWSLQFFLIILSSIGCFWLKEIFQLMIKNTELKTTYFLAIVFIMAHNYRPMYFGVSAILFYRERTRNLWKVTLIAGLICILMNVILIPIYGINAPAFVLYFSYLIMGYGTFFLKDYTDTKVINLKPMRWAILTILCFACVLIIVEFSILQKCMFTLLFLSSLVVYYIKMIRSKLIA